One genomic region from Magallana gigas chromosome 3, xbMagGiga1.1, whole genome shotgun sequence encodes:
- the LOC105339679 gene encoding uncharacterized protein, translating to MYKLCAIVGLLFVLEACLARPGSAPERRGPPARRGGPPPPPPPARRGGPPPPPAKVQPPPPPPRRRAPPPPPRRRPPPPPRVYDNYQYYYGTSPPSYFYADDCDCNKGDCPPGTTYQGSCGDDMNYCC from the exons ATGTATAAGTTGTGCGCAATTGTGGGACTACTTTTTGTACTTGAAGCATGTCTTGCTCGCCCGG GCTCGGCACCCGAGCGTCGAGGCCCCCCAGCAAGACGAGGTGGCCctcccccaccaccaccacccgcTAGGCGTGGTGGACCACCACCGCCACCTGCTAAGGTACAGCCACCACCCCCACCACCCCGCAGGAGggccccaccaccaccaccacgcCGTAGACCACCACCACCCCCAAGAG tgtATGATAACTACCAATACTACTACGGTACCTCACCCCCATCATACTTCTATGCCGATGACTGCGACTGTAACAAGGGTGACTGTCCACCGGGCACAACTTACCAGGGCTCATGTGGCGATGACATGAACTACTGTTGTTAA